TCGGCGACAGTCTGGTAACGATACCGGCTCTGGCCGAAATCGATTAACGACACCTCACCCTGTGAGTGAACGATAATATTCTGCGGATGCAGATCGCCGTGAATGATCCCGTTTGCGTGCAGAATGCGCACGTTCTGACAGAGATTCTGGGCGATGCGCACGGCATCATGCGGACGACCGGCGGCAAGAATTTGGGCCAGCGTTTCACCAGCAATGTAGCTCATCACGAAATAGTATTTTGGTGGTATGTCTTTGATTTTGCCCATCGTGATGAACTGCGGAAAACGCGGGTTTTTTCCATTGTCTGAGGACAACGCCGAGATTGCCAGTGTCATCATGATCTCGTGGTAGAACATGCGGGCCGCGGCACGCGGTGACAGGCTACGGGCAGTAGGTGCCAACCACTTAATGACGACAGGTTTGCCACTTTCGTGGTCGAATGCCAGATCGACGATACTATGTGCGGTACGGGCTAGTTGGCGCGTGATCTCGAAGCGATGACCGATCCATCGTTCCACAGCCCGATAGTTCATCACGATTCCTCCAGGGTTCTGAGTAACTGCCGGTACGAGGTCAAACCGGGGAAGGTGAAGATTTTATCGCCGACCGTGATGGTCAGGGTGCCGCAATCAAGCAGCCACTCAAACGGACTCTGATGCGAACTCCATTGGCTGATATAGATCCGCTCGATGGCCTGGCGCCGGTTGAATGGAAATCCCTCGCTAATGATCAGCCGATCATGGGTGATTGAGAGCGTGAACTGAGCCTCTCGTAACGCAAGCAAGACTGCGATAACGAAGACAAAGATGCTACCTGAAGCAAAGATGATGGTCAGAAACGGCCCCAGCTTCGCTGTCTTGAATACCAATGCGAGCATGCCACCAGAGAGTGCGGCGTATGCGAGGCACCTGGAGGATTGTCGTAGTGGATGCCGACGGAACGTGGTCGGGGGATACGGATGGAGAATTCTCGCCATAGGTCTCCTCCTTTACCAGTTGGTAGTAGCCGGTTAACTATGCCAGGCTGGTGCTGCCGTGCAGGTATCCGTCAGGCATCTATGATGTTAAAAACTGGTTGCAGTTCACCTCCTTTTTTTATTACCTTCTATACTCAATTGATGATCATTTGGTTACTAGTATTCTACGTATACCTGAGAGTTATGTCATCAATCGGAAGACTCATGATCGGTTGATATTTGATCATCAAACGGATCATTCATTCATCATGAAGAGATGCTATTACGCGAGAAATTTTGCACAAACAGAGGTAAAATCTTCAGAGTTGTCTGCCCATGCCTCGGTCAGACGATAGGTTGTGGCAGGATTGACATCAAACCTGAAGAAATTCAATGTATGGCACGCGATTCAAGGGGCGGGTTGGGAACCCGCCCCTACGGGTGCGACACAACGGGCGGGTTGTGACCCCGGGGCGGGTTGGGAACCCGCCCCTACGGGTGCGACACAACGGGCGAGTTGGGAACCCGGGGCGGGTTGTGACCCCGCCCCTACAGGCGTGACAAAACAGGCGTCCTTCAAGATAATGCCAATGTTCCTACCAGTTCGGGGCAAAGAAAAAGCGGCGCATCCGCTGCGCCGCGAGGAATCTGACGATGTGGCAACCCGTGATGGTTATGACTCATTGCTATCGAAACTACTATCCTTCTGCAAGAGACCGAGGTCATACCCTCTGGCAACGGCGTGTGCTCGACTGCGAACGCGCAGTTTCTCGAAGATTGCCTGCACG
This genomic window from Chloroflexus aurantiacus J-10-fl contains:
- a CDS encoding PH domain-containing protein produces the protein MARILHPYPPTTFRRHPLRQSSRCLAYAALSGGMLALVFKTAKLGPFLTIIFASGSIFVFVIAVLLALREAQFTLSITHDRLIISEGFPFNRRQAIERIYISQWSSHQSPFEWLLDCGTLTITVGDKIFTFPGLTSYRQLLRTLEES
- a CDS encoding serine/threonine protein kinase, translated to MNYRAVERWIGHRFEITRQLARTAHSIVDLAFDHESGKPVVIKWLAPTARSLSPRAAARMFYHEIMMTLAISALSSDNGKNPRFPQFITMGKIKDIPPKYYFVMSYIAGETLAQILAAGRPHDAVRIAQNLCQNVRILHANGIIHGDLHPQNIIVHSQGEVSLIDFGQSRYRYQTVADLAGIGRPGYTPPEQLAGYPIDERSDLFALGQILHDLLDVKNLPSTARHLITQMCQPILSQRRVDLAALQAELADLSSISLPKPLPRRYLTVLVVASMIIIALFYLAFFWR